A stretch of Prunus dulcis chromosome 6, ALMONDv2, whole genome shotgun sequence DNA encodes these proteins:
- the LOC117630820 gene encoding probable mannitol dehydrogenase, whose amino-acid sequence MSQEISGAEEQAVKAYGWAARDSSGVLSPFHFTRRGNGDNDISMKILYCGICHSDLHLAKDEVGMTIYPIVPGHEIVGEVTKVGRNVTKFKVGDIAGVGCMVGSCRSCDNCTQDLENYCPKMVWTYNKHHEDGSRTFGGYSDKIVVDEHFVVQIPKNLPLQGTAPMLCAGITVYSPMRYFGLMEPGKHLGVVGLGGLGHMAVKFAKAVGAKVTVISTSPNKKKEAVEQLGVDEFLISHDQEQLQAAMGTMDGIIDTVSAAHPLLHLVGLLKTNGKLILVGAPIQPPELPVFPLILGRKLVAGSAIGGMKETQEMIDFAAKHDITADVEVIPMDYVNTALERVAKADVKYRFVIDVANTIKSPY is encoded by the exons ATGTCTCAAGAAATATCAGGGGCCGAAGAACAAGCAGTGAAAGCCTACGGATGGGCAGCTAGAGATTCCTCTGGTGTTCTTTCTCCTTTCCACTTCACCAGGAG AGGCAATGGTGATAATGATATCAGCATGAAGATACTTTATTGTGGAATTTGCCACTCAGACCTTCACCTCGCTAAGGACGAAGTGGGAATGACCATATATCCCATTGTCCCAGG ACACGAGATTGTAGGAGAAGTGACAAAGGTGGGGCGCAATGTCACAAAATTCAAAGTAGGAGACATAGCCGGAGTTGGGTGCATGGTGGGTTCATGTCGCTCATGCGACAACTGTACACAGGACCTGGAAAACTACTGCCCCAAAATGGTGTGGACCTACAACAAACACCACGAAGACGGATCAAGAACCTTCGGTGGATACTCCGACAAGATAGTAGTCGATGAGCACTTCGTCGTTCAAATCCCCAAAAACCTTCCACTACAAGGTACTGCCCCAATGCTGTGTGCTGGGATCACAGTTTACAGCCCTATGAGATACTTTGGACTGATGGAGCCTGGAAAGCATTTGGGTGTGGTGGGGCTTGGTGGCCTTGGCCATATGGCCGTGAAGTTTGCCAAAGCTGTTGGAGCAAAAGTTACTGTGATAAGTACCTCCCCCAATAAGAAGAAGGAAGCTGTGGAACAACTTGGTGTTGATGAATTTCTGATTAGTCACGACCAAGAGCAATTACAG GCTGCCATGGGTACAATGGATGGTATCATCGATACAGTTTCAGCCGCTCACCCTCTCTTGCATTTGGTTGGCCTGTTGAAGACCAATGGAAAACTAATTCTGGTTGGTGCTCCAATCCAGCCTCCTGAGCTACCAGTTTTCCCTTTAATCTTGG GGAGGAAGCTTGTTGCTGGCAGTGCAATTGGGGGAATGAAAGAGACCCAAGAGATGATAGACTTTGCAGCAAAGCACGATATCACAGCAGATGTTGAAGTTATTCCAATGGATTATGTGAACACTGCCCTTGAACGAGTTGCCAAGGCTGATGTTAAGTACCGCTTTGTCATTGATGTGGCAAACACCATAAAATCTCcatattaa
- the LOC117630435 gene encoding probable mannitol dehydrogenase — protein sequence MPTDGLLEIPQEFSPPFNFSRRHEIVGQVTSIGHNVTKFRVGDIAGVGCIIGSCGPCDNCKQDLENYCPKMLWTFNGHHEDGTRAFGGYSDNMVVEERYAILIPNGFALAGTAPLLCAGITAYSPLKYFGLSKLDRHLGVAEFGGVGHMAVKFAKAFGAKVTVISSSPSKKKEAVERLGADSFLVSHN from the exons ATGCCTACGGATGGGCTGCTAGAGATTCCTCAGGAGTTCTCTCCCCCCTTTAACTTCAGTAGGAG GCATGAGATTGTGGGTCAAGTGACAAGCATTGGGCATAATGTCACAAAATTTAGAGTTGGAGATATAGCCGGAGTAGGGTGCATAATAGGTTCGTGTGGCCCATGCGATAACTGTAAACAAGACTTAGAAAATTACTGCCCCAAAATGTTATGGACCTTCAATGGACATCATGAAGATGGGACAAGAGCCTTTGGTGGGTATTCAGATAACATGGTTGTCGAAGAGCGCTATGCAATCCTAATCCCAAATGGTTTTGCATTAGCTGGTACTGCCCCATTGTTGTGTGCCGGGATCACCGCATATAGCCCCCTGAAATATTTTGGACTCTCAAAGCTTGACAGACACTTGGGCGTGGCCGAGTTTGGTGGCGTTGGTCACATGGCTGTGAAGTTTGCCAAAGCTTTTGGAGCGAAGGTCACTGTGATAAGTTCCTCTCCAAGtaagaagaaagaagcagTGGAAAGGCTTGGTGCtgattcttttttggtcaGTCATAATTAG